In the Parcubacteria group bacterium ADurb.Bin159 genome, AGAGGGGTTATTTTGACTTTAGGTAAATATACTAGTACTAGGCAAGCGGGGTTAACTTGGGTATTTCCCGGCATTCAAAGGATGATTAAAGTTGATATGAGAATAGCCACAGTTGATATTCCTCAGCAAGAAGTAATTACCAAAGATAACGTTACTGTAGGTATAAACGCCGTTGTTTATTTTAAGGTGGATAGCGCTGAAAAAGCGGTTTTAGAAATTCAAAATTTCCGTCAAGCTGTAGCCCTTTATGCTCAAGCGACATTAAGAGATGTTATCGGCGGAGTAGAATTAGATTTTTTACTTTCAGAAAGAGATAAAATTGCCGAAGAAATAAAAAAAATCGTGGACGTAGCCACTGATCCTTGGGGTATTGATGTTTCTACTATTAAAATTCAAGATATTGAGCTTCCAGCAGATATGAAAAGAGTAATGGCTAAGCAGGCAGAAGCAGAAAGA is a window encoding:
- a CDS encoding FtsH protease regulator HflK; the encoded protein is MIIMPFLCIIVLFFIIGGLKVVDQYERGVILTLGKYTSTRQAGLTWVFPGIQRMIKVDMRIATVDIPQQEVITKDNVTVGINAVVYFKVDSAEKAVLEIQNFRQAVALYAQATLRDVIGGVELDFLLSERDKIAEEIKKIVDVATDPWGIDVSTIKIQDIELPADMKRVMAKQAEAERVRRAIIIQAEGEYTAAKKLSEAASVLSSVPGGLSVRTLQTIEKVNPDPSKTVIFALPIEFIEGVKSLSDFLKDKNKK